One window of the Devosia sp. 2618 genome contains the following:
- a CDS encoding rhodanese-like domain-containing protein gives MTTRTHTRLDGPAALAAFHEGALLIDVRSEAGRQKNGEAHGAIVIPKTDVVDAVTKRLARTNSEQKIVIFCGSIKGSEPIIDQLEAAGVSNIYDVDGGFDALTGENGLTRIERPAAVAA, from the coding sequence ATGACCACGCGTACCCATACCCGCCTTGATGGCCCTGCCGCTCTTGCCGCCTTTCACGAAGGCGCTCTGCTGATCGACGTTCGCAGCGAGGCCGGACGCCAGAAGAACGGCGAAGCGCATGGCGCCATCGTCATACCAAAGACTGACGTTGTCGACGCCGTGACCAAGCGACTGGCGCGCACCAATTCCGAGCAGAAGATCGTCATTTTCTGCGGTTCGATCAAAGGCTCCGAGCCGATCATCGACCAGCTCGAAGCCGCTGGTGTCAGCAATATTTATGACGTCGACGGCGGCTTCGACGCCCTTACTGGCGAGAACGGCCTGACGCGCATCGAGCGCCCGGCTGCAGTCGCGGCGTAA